The window TTAATTACATAGAACtgagattttgaaaatttaaaccATACATtctttaatactattataatgtatttttttaaaattggtgaTGAGATCATTATTTCGAAATCagttttgcaaaataaaaactacgggtaattaaaaatagacaagataaaaactaagaaaaaaaaatgtagagaaattattgaaaaactGCAATTCTGCCAGCGATTACAGTTGCTTTTAATGTTactaagaaaatgaaaaaaaaaacaataaagaaatTTAGACATGGAAATACTAAGCAATTGGAATTTTAGGGGGTATTTAGTCATATGAGATGATTACAGCTGGTATGTAGAGATACTGGGCATGGCTTCACAGTTCGCAGTATGTTCACTGTTGCATTGAGAACGACACGATTATGAATTTTCTACTCTTGGCTGTTTATGGACATCCTGCCCCGATACTCGGTAACATGCTTTGGCATCAATCGTAAGAGGTTCATATGGAGTGCACGATTCTTTGTAGGATGAATAAGACGATGATTTGTCTGTTTCCGAATGTGGAACCTCATAACCTAGTTTTGACCTATTTCTCTTTGAGTGTGCTCTATAAACTGTTGATGAAAACAATTGTGAATAGGTTTAACAATTGTGCCCTTGTTTGTTTGTCTTATGCATGGAAAGATTAGTTCATGATATTGAAAATTCGGGAGGATTGGACTCCTTTTCATGTTTGTTAGAAGGGTCAGCATCGGGataattcttcttttgttctaGGAAGCTAATTGCATTCCATCTTAATAAAGAAGAATAGATTCATTCCCCTCAGGGAGTGACGAATAACCATTATGCGTCTTTCTTAATGGAGTGACGCATAACGATTATGCGTCTTTAGGGAGTGATGCATAACAGTTATGCGTACACAGAACAGATTTCACTTCCAATTCCTCACGGGTGTATGCGATTTCCGGTGATGTCCGGCGATTTCGGTGGATTTCCAACATTTTCTCCATAAGTTCCggtaattgttcttcaatttaGCTACATTCATCattattcatgtttatttttgcCGGGAAAAGCTCGAATTCGCCGGAAAAAGATCGATGAAAGCCGCTGGAAGTCGCCGCTGCTGCATCCGCCTCTGCTCTGCGATGAAAGCTCGATTTCTGCTTCTGCCCGATTTAAACCAACTGAAAGACGCATAATGATTATGCGTCATTAGGAAAAGGCGCATAACTGTTATGCGTCACTCCCTAAAGACGCATAATCGTTACGCGTCACCTAAAGACGCATAATTCTTATGCGTCACTCCATTAAGAAAGACGCATAATGGTTATGCGTCACTCCTTGAATAGGAATAAATCTATTCTTCTTCATTAAGATGGAATGTAATTAGCACCCtagaacaaaagaagaattcTCCCGGTCAGCATCTGACTCACCGCTGTTGAGGCATTTTCTAAAATGTTGGAAGATTTCTATGCAAGCTCGGGAATGAAGGTTAGTACTgcaaaaaactaattatagaAGTGGTGGGTGTGAGGGTGGTGCATGATCTAGGTCATTACCTCAATGTTCCCCTTTTACATTTATGCCTATGTCCTaggagcactcccaatggcgacggcgataatccggcgatttttcgccggataTCGCCGACTTATCGCCGGCCATTGGGAGGAGgtcggcgatttttcggcgaATTTCCTACCGATTTTACGCCAAACGGCGTTTTATCGCCGGGCTATCGCCGGATcatcgccggccactgtgggGAGCTgttcggcgataatccggcgatgatcaaatttttttttttttttttttccttcaacggtcatattctaaattccacccctataaatatttcatcctcttcctccattcatcacccacaaacttcattcacacaaattttcaatcttttttctctccatctttattaaatgagttctgaTTCATCGTCTCGTGCTCAGTCCGACGAGGAAATATcacattcttcttccgaagaAGAGGTACCTCCCGCTCCCACCGGATGGGATGTAGCGGGTTTCGCCAACAACCCAATCAACAACTATATCTCCCGCCGCATACAAAGCGAGATCGCTCGAATGCAGCAGCCACCCCCCCAACGGCCAATCCGCCGGCGGCGCCGATACATCCCTCGCAACCACACTGGTGCGCACGATCGGCTGTTCGCCGATTATTTCGCGGAGGAACCACGTTATCCGGCAGATGTATTTCGTCGCCGGTTCAGAATGCGCCGCTCCCTCTTCCTGCGCATTGTTAATGCGTTGTCCGCGCGTTACCCCGAGTTCCGGCTCCAGCGAGACGCAGCAGGGAAGCCCGGACTATCGCCCCTACAGAAATGCACTGTTGCCATCCGGCAGTTGGCATACGGAGGGTCCGCCGACATGTTCGATGAGTATCTGCAATGCGGCGAGACGACTGGCAACGAGTGCCTGAAGAATTTCTGTCAGGGCGTGCGAGAGATATTTGGGGAGCACTACCTTCGCTCGCCGGACGCAGCTGACTGCCAGTTCCTACTGGATTGGCACTGGAGGACCCACGGCTTTCCGGGGATGCTCGGCAGCATCGACTGTATGCACtggcagtggaagaactgcccaACCGCGTGGCGAGGCCAGTTCACTACCGGCTACAAAGGTACGCATCCCACCATCATTCTTGAAGCCGTTGCCGACCAACGgctttggatttggcatgcttattttggtatagccgggtcgaacaacgacctaaatgttctcaattcctcgccccttttcaacgagcggATCAACGGGTTAGGCCCCTCCATCGAATTCACGGCCAATGGCAATGTGCATAACATGGGGTACTACCTGGCTGACGGCATCTATCCGCAATGGCCCGTGTTtctgaagacgatcagatgccCACTCGGAGATAGAAGAAGGTATTTTGCCCGAGCGCAAGAGTctgcgcgcaaggatgtggagagggcatttggggtgctccaatcgcgatTTGCACTGGTAAAGGGCCCGACGCGCTTTTTCTACCAGGGGGATATTGCCGatatcatgtatgcgtgcatcatcatgcataacatgatcatcGAAGATGAACACGAAGGCGTCCTCGACGTCACCAACGACCCAAGTGTTGCATCATCGAGTCACGGTGTCTCAACCGAGTCCGCCCGCCAGGGTGTACCGCACAACGAACATGAACGGTTCCAGGCGTTCATGGACATACACCAGAAGGAGGCCCATCAAGCACTACAACacgatatcatcgaagaattgtgggcaaatagaaaccgcgcccaccgcccttgaatttttttttctttgaattttttttttgattttttttatccattcgtgtacttttttttttttttattttcttcgttgtaatgtgtacccgtgtttaatacaacgaactttatttgttgatgtgtactattatttgttttatcttataaattaaataagctagcttattatatataaaaataaaacaattaaattagtgatgatgtaaaaatgaaatgttgagttagggagaaataagggagaaataagggagaaaccattgcagaggttggctaaaagttggctaaaaactggggataaattttggcgctgatgtggcaggagttagggagaaataagggagaaataagagagaccattgggagtgctctcaCGGGTTGCCGCTAGCGTTCACATCAATGCATATACACAAGGAATATAAGAAtagacaaaaataaacataccTATGTCCAGTTGTACCATGTTGTTACACTAATGGATTAGAATCATAGCCCGCCATCAATGACTAATTGCCAAACAACTATTCAGCTGGCATCAAAGATAgttttgtttgaaaatataaaaataaaccatCAACAAGTATTACATTTACACCCCTATCTCATtccaactattttttttgagctgtctcattttattttaggaaataatAAGACATTATATTGTGTCATGATTAGTTGCCATTTAACTTTtctctattaaaaataagacGATTCTAGTAGGAcaaaatggagtagtaatttcGTGGTGGGTTGAGCGTCCGAGTAGTAATATTGccaaataatttaaacattGGCAGCCTGTTTATAGAATGGTGGAGTATATAGACAGATTTAgtcttcattaaaatatctttttggggccattaaataatattaatgcgagtaagaaagaagaattcAAAGTTGAAAATCCAATGAGGAAAAGGGCAGTGCTGATAGGCTGCAATTACCCGGGCACCAAGGCGGAGCTGAAGGGCTGCATTAACGATGTGCGGCGGATGCATCGCTGCCTGCTCGACCGATACGGTTTTCCGGAGGAGAATATCGTTGTGCTCATCGATACAGAGGGTAGTGCTGACGCGCAGCCCACCGGCAAGAACATACGCGCCGCCCTCTCCGATCTGGCAGCCTCCTCACAGCCCGGTGACGTCCTCTTCGTGCACTACAGCGGCCACGGCACCCGCCTCCCGGCCGAGAACGACAAAGACGACGACACCGGCTTTGATGAGTGCATTGTCCCCACTGACATGAATCTCATTACTGGTATGTGTTACCGATTCAATGTCCCACATCAAGTTGTGAAGCAATCGATATGGGGTTTATAAACTATACAATTTAGGATGAATTCTCTTGTTTGGTCTATAACATAATTACAGTTAACCAGTTAACCGATATATagtgtattttaataaaaagtactccctccattccatgttaatagagtaatttttctattttgggaaattccaagttaattgagtcatttttatttttagcaaaaagtaattcttcttttcactttattttctatacatctctcttactttttccactatccatttaacacactattcttaaatTCCTTGTCGAAAAGAATTGTCTGTATTAACaaggaacgaagggagtattaattactcACCCACTTAATTACTACTAAGTCGATGTGAGACAAGAACGAGGATTTCAACGACTTGTGTTGTGTATAATTAGATGATGACTTCAGAGAGGTGGTGAACAAAGTGGCCGAGGGAAGCCGGATCACCATCGTCTCCGACTCCTGCCACAGCGGAGGCCTAATCGACGAGTCCAAGGAGCAGATTGGCGAGAGCACGGGCCGGAACAGAAggaaacaacaacaacaacaacacaagCAAAAATGCTCAGGACTCAAAAGCTTCCTGTGCACGGAAGTCCAGCAAGAACTGGAGCACGTCACGAGCAAATCTCTGCCGCTGTCGACATTCATCGAGATACTGAAGCAGAAGACGGGGAAGCACGACATCGACGCAGGCAAGCTGAGGCCGACCTTGTTCGACATATTCGGCAACGAGGCCACCCCGAAGATCACCAAGTTCATGAACGCGGTGAGGAGCAAGtttggaggtggtggtggtggcggtATCACAGATGGCGGGATTCTCATCAGCGGATGCCAGTCCGATGAGACGTCGGCGGATACCAGCCCCGAGGGGGACAGCACGCGAGCTTACGGCGTGCTGAGCAATGCGATTCAGGTGATAATTGCGGAGACGGAGGGGAGAGTGAGCAACCGGAAGCTGGTGGTTAGGGCGAGGAAGATGTTGAAGCGGCAGGGCTTCACGCAGCACCCTGGCCTTTACTGCACTGATCAAAATCTTAATGCTCGTTTTATTTGCTGATCTTTTACGAatcaattcattcatttcaaattgttaattgtttgtttcataatttttgtatttagttTGCTCTATCTTAGgtttaaactttattttcatttttcgcTCTTATCGCGTCTAATCCTTTGCATACCTCAACCATACTTTTACGATCCTCGACTGGTACCCTAGGGGACCCGTTTTCTCTTCTTTGTGATTTCTCCCACGCGATTCTTAGGCTCGTCATACAAGTTGTAAGGATCCTACATCTACTTAATATTGAAACATGCAAAAAGACTTATTTTTGGCTCACTCCAAACAGGTATCAAATGAATCGGGGTtgagaaatatttttgtattattttcatattctcTTGTTCTTCGATGTGCTATAAGTTTGCATCCAACAAACCTCCTCTCTAACCGAGACCACATCGGGAACTTCTTATATTATAGTCGTCTTTGGGTCATTCTAGGCTCGACTTTCACATACGTCATTTTGGGCCTGACCTGAATCTGGACTCTAATACTACTTTTAGGATTGTTGATTGTAAATGAGTTTGATACTATCCATTTTGTGCCAAGATCAGACAAATTTATCTTTGAGTTACTTCCAACAGCCCCAAACAAAACTCTTTGGATATGGGAAACACTTATGCTTCATCCGTCCATCATTACTTGTCATTAGTATTCTTTTTGGTCCATCTGCCAAAACTTGTCatacttattttttacttttggtaatgcacccacattctactaattttttttttactcacatgttattataaaactaatagagtaaaggccaaaattggtcctgaacatatggtcgTTTCACgtttttggtcataaacattatcttttggaatttttggtcctaaacatatggaaatttgatcattttggtcctccgtcaatattttcgttaaaaactaacggtcaacgggtttaatcccgattttgaccaaattaaacttttaatttaatttcctaattattttaataaatattcatttaaaatcagaaataaataatattaaaaaaaaaatagaattgctCTTCTTCTCCCTCTACGGCGACTCCTCCTTCCTTCTCCCCCAAAAACCCTTCTTCACCCTCGACACCTTACAAATCTCCCTCATCTCCGACTCCACAATCCATCTGGAGCACGAACCAAGAGGCCTGCACAACCCTCTGATTCTTCaaatacaaattcaaattattggGGCTTTTTTGAACATCCTGCATCATCTTCACGAAATCGGGCTGCTGGAGATACTCTCTGTGCTGGGATCGCTCGCCAGCCTCACCCACATCTCGGGCCCGAGCGCCTAGCCGAAGGGGCTCGTCGGGCCGCTCAATGTCGGCGAGGCCGGACTTGAGGGCGTCGTTGGAGGGGTCGATCTGAAGGCCCTTTCTGTAGGCGGAGGCGGCGTCGGCGTAGCGGCGGAGGCCCATGTgcaaaattgagaaatttcCGAACCTCGGATGAGACTGGGAAATGAGTTGATGTAATCGGCGGGTGAAGAAACGGAAGCGGTGCGGCCATTGGAGGATGAGTCAGAAGCCGGAAGGGATTCCTGGAGGCGAGCGCGACGGATGAAGGATGAGCAGACAACCATGAGAGAGAAGACAACTTCCTCCCTGCTACTCTCAGCATCTCCGATTAATCGTgaaaatcttcaaattcttGGGAAGATCAGCGATTCGAAATTGTGATGAATTTGGGAGTTTGCACTTACGGTTGAGGAGTAACTCAATTAAGAGAGGGATAAATTTGAGAGTCGGTCCGAGCGGTTGGAGTAGAGGAGTGGTTGGAGGGGGAGAGGTTGCCGGCGGAGAAGGTGGCGTTGCGTTGGCTTCGTCGGCCATAATTTAGatgatttttaatgaatatttattaaaataattaggaaattaattagggagtaaaaaatcagaattataagtttaatttggtcaaaaatcgggattaaacccgttgaccgttagtttttaacggaaatattGACGGAgtaccaaaatgatcaaatttacatatgttcaggacaaaaaaatccaaaagataatgtttaggacctaaaacgtaaaatgaccatatgttcaggaccaatgtTGGCCTTTACtcaaactaatataaaaaagtagaatTCACATTCCCCTAATTGTTTTCACtcactttattttacaattcttaaaactcgaggCGAGTCAACTTGTGACTATTAATGACAGACGTATGGAGTATAGTTTCAAACTTCTCTTCTTCACCGATATAGGATGTGTTTGCATCTACCAAATCTCTCCCCTCAAATTGAGACTAATTCGAAACTTTTCATGCATTGTAGTACTTctctgataaggctaatttcatgcatcggtaatgtgcgaaaaatgttataatttgctgggtctaacacgtttcctaagccaggcgtgtgaagaaaatcgctagatcaaggaagtactGAAGGAGATGGCGAAGGAAAGGAACGAAGTGAGCATGATTTACAAGGGAAATTGGCATGACAgaggagtcaatagctgagggcaacaaagtcttatctatacctcgctgggctcCACtcaaacgcctatatatagaagagcatgcaacgcaaggattatcactttttcttcactcttcttagctcacacacattacacacacttgggaatgggagatctggggtagtcgggAACGGAAGGTTATTTTCTTAGAAATGTCATGGttggcaacaccgtccgagtgtgggcgaagatacaattccttttaatttcagttgttt is drawn from Salvia hispanica cultivar TCC Black 2014 chromosome 6, UniMelb_Shisp_WGS_1.0, whole genome shotgun sequence and contains these coding sequences:
- the LOC125193031 gene encoding putative nuclease HARBI1, with product MSSDSSSRAQSDEEISHSSSEEEVPPAPTGWDVAGFANNPINNYISRRIQSEIARMQQPPPQRPIRRRRRYIPRNHTGAHDRLFADYFAEEPRYPADVFRRRFRMRRSLFLRIVNALSARYPEFRLQRDAAGKPGLSPLQKCTVAIRQLAYGGSADMFDEYLQCGETTGNECLKNFCQGVREIFGEHYLRSPDAADCQFLLDWHWRTHGFPGMLGSIDCMHWQWKNCPTAWRGQFTTGYKGTHPTIILEAVADQRLWIWHAYFGIAGSNNDLNVLNSSPLFNERINGLGPSIEFTANGNVHNMGYYLADGIYPQWPVFLKTIRCPLGDRRRYFARAQESARKDVERAFGVLQSRFALVKGPTRFFYQGDIADIMYACIIMHNMIIEDEHEGVLDVTNDPSVASSSHGVSTESARQGVPHNEHERFQAFMDIHQKEAHQALQHDIIEELWANRNRAHRP
- the LOC125193678 gene encoding metacaspase-4-like codes for the protein MRKRAVLIGCNYPGTKAELKGCINDVRRMHRCLLDRYGFPEENIVVLIDTEGSADAQPTGKNIRAALSDLAASSQPGDVLFVHYSGHGTRLPAENDKDDDTGFDECIVPTDMNLITDDDFREVVNKVAEGSRITIVSDSCHSGGLIDESKEQIGESTGRNRRKQQQQQHKQKCSGLKSFLCTEVQQELEHVTSKSLPLSTFIEILKQKTGKHDIDAGKLRPTLFDIFGNEATPKITKFMNAVRSKFGGGGGGGITDGGILISGCQSDETSADTSPEGDSTRAYGVLSNAIQVIIAETEGRVSNRKLVVRARKMLKRQGFTQHPGLYCTDQNLNARFIC